Proteins found in one Quercus robur chromosome 2, dhQueRobu3.1, whole genome shotgun sequence genomic segment:
- the LOC126713649 gene encoding EID1-like F-box protein 2, with protein MILTKQYRCIHSSSCQCTKGHLSEDVIFLVFQRLNWNPKLIAALSCACKWFDDLAKRVLWKEFCRTRAPKMMLDLQSNGSHSVDGNWRALGKLLIYCSGCKKGGLFNSIQIPGHFVHRTRFSRTSGKSFLLPQCRTDVLYVSDPCEHLDQGEEGDVGFFRGVFKSFSMSKVRKMLIKREARLHPTEVCPYCKAKLWNMLQAKMIPQSASCRLGSYEDCIEYYVCLNGHMLGICTLLPLSDSEEASELER; from the coding sequence ATGATTCTAACAAAGCAGTACCGTTGCATACACTCATCAAGCTGTCAATGCACAAAAGGGCATCTAAGTGAAGATGTGATATTCCTAGTATTCCAACGGTTGAACTGGAATCCTAAGCTAATTGCTGCTCTGTCCTGTGCATGCAAGTGGTTTGATGATCTAGCTAAGAGAGTACTATGGAAGGAGTTTTGCCGAACTAGAGCACCAAAGATGATGCTTGATCTGCAATCTAATGGGAGTCACAGTGTAGATGGGAACTGGAGAGCGCTTGGGAAGCTTCTTATTTACTGTTCAGGATGTAAGAAGGGTGGCCTTTTCAATAGCATTCAAATTCCAGGCCATTTTGTTCATAGGACCCGGTTCTCTAGGACATCAGGGAAGAGTTTCCTTTTGCCACAATGCAGAACAGATGTTTTGTATGTGTCTGATCCTTGTGAACATCTTGATCAAGGGGAGgaaggcgatgtgggattcttTCGCGGAGTTTTCAAGTCGTTCTCAATGTCGAAGGTCCGGAAGATGCTAATTAAAAGGGAAGCCCGGCTTCATCCAACAGAGGTGTGCCCTTACTGTAAGGCAAAGTTGTGGAACATGCTGCAAGCTAAGATGATACCTCAAAGTGCCAGCTGTAGATTGGGTTCATATGAGGATTGCATTGAGTATTATGTGTGTCTAAATGGACATATGCTTGGGATCTGCACTCTCTTACCTTTGTCTGATTCGGAAGAGGCATCTGAGTTGGAGAGATAG